One window of Paenibacillus sp. FSL K6-3182 genomic DNA carries:
- a CDS encoding aldose epimerase, with translation MSNYEVRSYKDTYTLYELTEESTQSRIIVCPERGGIVIGCQLHGLELFYLDKATFENPTANIRGGNPILFPISGQLANQTYEWNGQSYTMANHGVARTAVWDVVSTKTDGEASITIRLQSNEETLRSYPFAFELLFTYVLQDGQLHTRQLYRNLSEAAAMPFYAGFHPYFAIDSGKKIAYESDATRYVDYNDNVEKPFDGVIDLEGLVESVCLLDAKKSEISFVALQGARVRLTYDDIFKYMVLWSVKDRPFVCVEPWMAENGELNRQEELVMLNAGEELHANMTISCER, from the coding sequence GTGAGCAACTACGAAGTACGCAGCTATAAGGATACGTATACCTTGTATGAATTAACGGAAGAAAGCACGCAATCCCGCATCATCGTATGTCCAGAGCGCGGCGGTATCGTTATCGGCTGCCAGCTGCATGGACTAGAGCTCTTTTATTTGGACAAAGCGACGTTTGAGAACCCCACAGCCAATATCCGCGGAGGCAATCCGATCCTGTTCCCAATTAGCGGGCAGCTTGCTAACCAAACTTATGAGTGGAACGGTCAATCGTACACGATGGCTAACCACGGCGTTGCCCGTACTGCTGTATGGGATGTTGTCAGTACAAAAACGGATGGTGAGGCTTCGATTACAATCCGCCTGCAAAGCAATGAAGAGACGCTGCGCTCCTACCCTTTTGCATTCGAATTGTTGTTTACCTATGTACTGCAGGATGGTCAATTACATACGCGTCAGCTGTACCGCAATCTAAGCGAAGCTGCTGCGATGCCTTTTTATGCTGGCTTCCATCCTTATTTCGCCATTGATTCGGGTAAGAAGATCGCATATGAAAGCGATGCTACCCGCTATGTCGATTATAACGATAATGTAGAGAAACCATTTGATGGTGTTATCGACTTGGAAGGACTTGTGGAATCCGTATGCCTGCTCGATGCGAAGAAGAGCGAAATCTCCTTCGTCGCTTTGCAAGGCGCTCGCGTTCGCCTAACTTACGATGACATTTTCAAATATATGGTGCTTTGGTCCGTTAAGGATCGTCCTTTCGTATGTGTAGAGCCATGGATGGCTGAAAATGGTGAGCTTAACCGTCAAGAGGAGCTTGTCATGCTGAACGCTGGCGAAGAGCTGCATGCCAACATGACGATTAGCTGCGAACGTTAA
- the deoC gene encoding deoxyribose-phosphate aldolase: MSNDMNLSPADIAAMIDHTILKADATKDEVLQICREAKQYQFATVCVNAGWVATAAEELKGSGVGITTVVGFPLGATMTASKAAEARFAIEAGATEVDMVLNIGLMKSGDLEGVKRDVEGVAAAVKGQALLKVILETGLLTDEEKVVACEICKQAGADFVKTSTGFGKGGATVEDIALMRRTVGPDLGVKASGGVRDRETALQMFAAGATRIGASSGIAIVTGGQGEGY; this comes from the coding sequence ATGAGCAACGATATGAATTTATCGCCGGCGGACATAGCGGCGATGATCGATCATACAATACTTAAAGCTGATGCAACAAAGGATGAGGTACTTCAAATTTGCCGCGAGGCTAAGCAGTATCAATTTGCAACGGTTTGCGTAAATGCAGGCTGGGTAGCAACAGCTGCTGAAGAACTAAAGGGATCGGGAGTAGGCATAACGACAGTCGTTGGTTTCCCATTAGGAGCGACGATGACGGCATCTAAGGCAGCAGAAGCGAGGTTTGCTATTGAAGCTGGAGCAACGGAAGTAGATATGGTTTTAAACATCGGCTTGATGAAATCAGGCGATCTTGAAGGCGTGAAGCGTGATGTTGAGGGTGTAGCTGCGGCGGTTAAAGGACAAGCCCTGCTTAAAGTTATTCTTGAAACGGGACTTCTAACGGATGAAGAAAAGGTTGTCGCATGTGAAATTTGCAAACAGGCTGGCGCAGATTTCGTGAAGACATCGACGGGCTTTGGCAAGGGAGGCGCTACGGTAGAGGATATCGCGCTGATGCGCCGTACGGTAGGTCCTGACCTCGGTGTGAAAGCATCCGGCGGCGTACGCGACCGGGAAACTGCCTTGCAAATGTTCGCAGCGGGCGCTACACGTATTGGAGCAAGCTCTGGCATCGCTATCGTTACAGGCGGTCAAGGCGAAGGCTATTAG
- a CDS encoding peptidylprolyl isomerase, protein MNNKESQPNKDAENELTAKEERYELEQTDEQDKLSDQDTAIEEELQQELNEELPEASNDEVRAAALNSESVHQAPKGGSGKAWLIVSAVLAILLIVVLIKPPFGSSNETVATVNGVNIGKDRLYDELVKAGGPATLENIITQELIVQEAEANNVKVTDADVDAEIALIKKSFGTDEQFNAALAQYNMTLENLKSDTKINLTIRKVLEPKTDVTAEEIQQFYDTNKAALGTPEQIQASHILVATKEEADAILAELKQGGDFAAIAKAKSIDPGSKDNGGDLGLFGKGKMVPEFEAAAFALKINEISGVVQTENGFHIIKKTAEQAAVVPTFEEKKEEIKNQLVATEANELSEAWMTEIRAKAKITNTLTPAATDAPKAE, encoded by the coding sequence ATGAATAACAAGGAATCGCAGCCAAACAAAGACGCAGAAAACGAATTGACTGCGAAGGAAGAACGTTACGAGCTCGAACAGACAGATGAGCAGGACAAGCTTTCGGATCAAGATACAGCTATCGAAGAGGAGCTTCAACAAGAATTAAACGAAGAGCTTCCTGAAGCATCAAACGACGAGGTTCGTGCTGCTGCCCTAAATTCGGAGAGCGTTCATCAGGCTCCCAAAGGCGGAAGCGGCAAAGCATGGTTGATCGTCTCAGCAGTACTAGCTATTTTGCTGATCGTCGTATTAATTAAACCGCCATTTGGATCAAGCAATGAAACCGTGGCAACTGTCAACGGTGTCAACATAGGGAAAGACAGACTTTACGATGAGCTAGTTAAAGCAGGCGGTCCGGCTACACTTGAGAACATCATTACACAAGAGCTGATCGTCCAAGAAGCAGAAGCAAATAACGTCAAGGTTACAGACGCTGACGTAGATGCTGAAATTGCGCTTATCAAGAAGAGCTTCGGTACGGACGAGCAGTTCAATGCTGCACTTGCTCAGTACAACATGACGCTTGAAAACTTGAAAAGCGATACAAAAATCAATCTAACGATTCGTAAAGTTTTGGAGCCAAAAACAGACGTAACTGCGGAAGAAATTCAACAGTTCTATGATACGAACAAAGCTGCGCTTGGCACGCCTGAGCAAATTCAAGCTTCACACATTTTGGTAGCAACAAAAGAAGAAGCTGATGCTATTCTAGCTGAGCTTAAGCAAGGCGGCGACTTCGCTGCAATTGCCAAAGCGAAATCGATCGACCCAGGTTCGAAAGATAATGGCGGAGATCTTGGCCTATTCGGAAAAGGAAAAATGGTTCCTGAGTTCGAAGCTGCTGCTTTTGCATTGAAAATTAATGAGATCAGCGGTGTTGTTCAAACCGAAAACGGCTTCCACATTATTAAGAAAACAGCTGAGCAAGCTGCTGTTGTTCCAACGTTCGAAGAGAAAAAAGAAGAAATTAAGAACCAGCTTGTTGCTACTGAAGCAAATGAGCTATCCGAAGCTTGGATGACAGAAATTCGTGCAAAAGCAAAAATCACGAACACACTGACTCCAGCAGCTACTGACGCTCCAAAAGCTGAATAA